In the genome of Deltaproteobacteria bacterium, the window GTCCGGGTGCTGCGCCGCCTTGAGCAGAAGGTCCGCGTGTTCCGCGCCGCCGAGGGCCGAGACGACACGTTCGCGGGCGGCGGCCGGCGCCGTCCGGTCGTCGAGCATCCCGGCGAGGTGCCGCCTCGTCTCGGGGTCCTTCATCTGCGCCAGGGCCCAGGTCGCGCTGTAGTGGTCCTGCGAATCCGGATCCTTCAGCAGGTCGAGGAGCGCGGTGCGCGCCTCGGGACCACCGAGCCGGCCGAGGGCGTGGATCGCCGATCCCCGGCTGGCCTGCGGACCGGTCTTCAGCAGATCCACGAGCGTGGGGACGGCTTCCTTGCCCCCGAGCTTGGCCAGCGCGTCCACGGCGGTGTGGGTCAGGCGGTAGTCCCCGGACTGCGCGGCCTTGAGGAAGAGCTCCTTCGAGGCCGGGTCTCCGAGGCTGGCGAGCTCGCGCAGCGCCGCGCTCTTGAGCTGGCTGCTGCCGTCGCGGTACGCCTGCTCGAGGAGCGGGAGCGCGCTCTTGCCCTGGCGCGAGGCGAGCTCGTGCAGCGCGCTCGAGCTCACGCGCGGGCCGCCGCTGGTAACGAGCTCGCGCAGCGTCCCGTCCACGTCGGCGCCGCGGAGCTGCGACAGCGCGTGGAGGGCGGCCACCTGGGTCTCCGCCGCGCCGCTCTTGGCGGCGGACAGGAGCGCCGCGCGCGCCCCGGGGTCCTTCATCTCGGCCAGCGCGGAGGCCACGCCGTAGGCGTTCTTTCCGGTGCGCAAGAGCTCGATCAAGGTCTGCCGCGCCTCGGGCGAGCCGTTGCGGCCGAGCGCGCGGATCGCCTCCCCCTGTCCCTCCTCGGGCCCTTCCTTGGCGGCCTTGATCAGCGCCTGCTGCGCGAGCGGCCCGTCGCTCTCGCCGAGCGCGGAGAGCGCCGCGCGGGCGAGCTCGGGGTCGCGGCTCCCGCTGAAGCTCGCGAGGAGCATCTGCACTTCGTCGCCGCCGTACTGGCCGAGCGCCTCGAGCGCGGCGGGACGCAGGCTCGCCTCCCCCTCCTGTACGAGGCGCACGAGCGCGGTCTTGGCCTCGGGACTGCCGTGGCTGCCGAGCGCGGCGACGGCCCGCTCTCGCACCTTGCGTTCGGGGTCGGCTGCGAGCTGCGCCAGCACGGTCAGGGCGCTGGGCGCACCCGATTCGCCGAGAGCTCCGACGGCGCTCAGCCGCGCGGACTCCTCGCGGTCCTGGGCCAGCTTGACGAGCGTCTCCACCGCACGCTCCCCGCCGAGCGCCCCGAGCGCGTCGAGCACCTGCGCGCGCCCGGACCGCTGCTCCTCGCTCTCGAGCAGCTCGAGGAGCTTCCCCTCGGCATCGGGGCTCCCCGTCTGCCCTAGCGCGCGGATCGCTCGCTGGGCCAGGTGCCGCCGCGTCCCCTGCGCGATCTCCGCCAGCTCCGCCACCGCCTCGCGCGTGCCGAGCCGCCCGAGCTCCTGGATCGCGTTCAGCCGGACGCGGTCGTTCGCGGCGCTGCGGTAGAGCTCGATCACCGCGGCGGTGGCCTTCGGGCTCCCGCTCCGTCCGAGCTTGTGCAGCATCCGCACGCGTTCGGCGTACCCCGCCGACGAGAGCTGCTCCTTCAGCTCGGCCACCGCGCCGTCGCGGTCCAGGTCGAGCGGCTCCCGCGCGCTCGAGGGGCGCCGCAGCCAGGACCACCCGGTCGCCGCCACGAGCAGGGCGCACGCGCCGAGGAGCCACCGACTTCGCCTGCGGACACGCGCCAGCTCCTGCATCGGTTCCTCCTCTTTCGAGCGGGCCGCGGGGGGGCGGCCGACGCCTCTTCCTACGTCCTGGGACAGCCGCCTCTTGCGCGCGGTTCCCAACCTTCTTGCGAACCTTAGGGCCCGGCCCGGAACAACCTGCTCATTGTGGCGGCCGATCCATCGCGACCAGCGTCGTTGCTCGTCGGTTGCTTACCGACGGGTAGGCGCACTCCTCGCGCCTCGCTGGCCGCGCGCCTCGACCACCACAACCCGATCATCTTGTTCCGCGCCGGGCCCTTAGGCGCGGCCCGCTCCTCCTCGGTCCGCGCCGCGCCCCATGGCGGCGGAAGTAGGATCTCTCCGCAGAAGGTGCGCAAGCCGCGGAGGCGCCGCCCGCTTGAGCTACAAGTACGCAACATAAAAGGAGGAATGAACGTTGACCCGGGCCCGGGCACCCTCTAGGATCTATTGATTTCAAGATCGTTGGCGTATTAGCGGGGAGTATCTTCGATGCGAAGACGTACCGGCTTGGCGCTGCTCGCCCTCGTGTGCGGCGCGGCACCCTCTATGGTCTCTGCTCAGGTGAAGCCGAAGATCATGATCATCTTCGACACCTCGGGCAGCATGACCACCGACGCGAACGGCGACCAGATCGACAAGGACGGTTCGCCCCTCTGCGCCGGCGTGGGGACCGACACCCGCATCTTCCAGCTCAAGACGGCGCTCTTCGAGGTGCTGCAGGGGATGGGGACCAAGGAGGTGGACTTCGCCCTCTCCACCTATCCCCAGCTCATGGACCCGACGATCAACGCGACCTGCATGCGCGGGCACTACTACCAGACCGCGGGGATGGCCTCGGAGATCGACTCGGACCGCCGCGGGTGCAAGGTCACGGGTCACACGCCCACCGACGCCGCCCAGCAGACGGCCAACTGCGGGGACGCGTCAAACCCCTGCTCCCCCTGGTACCAGTCCTACAAGAACGAGATCCTCCGCGTCCCCTTCGGCCAGCCGATCGAACAGATCATGTGGAACTTCGATCAGCAGGAGGACACGGACCGCCTCGCGCCGCTCGACAACCCCGAGGTGCGGGTCTCCGGGTGGACGCCGCTCGGCAAGAGCCTCTTCTACGCGCACGGCTACTTCCACCGCGAGGTGGCCCTGCCGGCCGGCGACTACCGCAAGAAGTGCGAGCGGCTGGTCGTGGCCTTCTTCACCGACGGGGAGGAGACCTGCAATTACACGCAGTCGAACACCTACTTCCCGACCAAGTGGGCCACGAACCTCTACAACAACCTGAAGGTCGTAACGCACGTCGTGGCGATCGACGTGGCGAGCCAGGCGATCCAGGACATCGCGAGCGCGGGACACGGGACCTACGTGGTCGCCAAGGGGGACAGCACGGCCCTCAAGCAGGCCTTCCTCAACATCATCGCGCAGTCGCTGCCGCCGACGGAGGTCTGTAACGGGATAGACGACGACTGCGACAACCTGGTGGACGAGGACTTCCCGCTCAAGGGCAAGCCCTGCTCGAACGGCAAGCTCGGCGCGTGCAACCGGGGCGGGGTCTACGTCTGCAAGGCCGACGGGACGGGGGTGACCTGCAACGCGCCGGACGCGACGGGGACCACCGAGATCTGCAACGGCGTGGACGACAACTGCAACGGGCAGATCGACGAGGGCTTCCCCGCGGCGTGCGCTCCCTGCCAGGCCCAGGCCGAGATCTGCAACGGCAAGGATGACGACTGCGACGGCCAGATCGACGAGGACATCCCGTCGGGGCCCTGCGGC includes:
- a CDS encoding HEAT repeat domain-containing protein; protein product: MQELARVRRRSRWLLGACALLVAATGWSWLRRPSSAREPLDLDRDGAVAELKEQLSSAGYAERVRMLHKLGRSGSPKATAAVIELYRSAANDRVRLNAIQELGRLGTREAVAELAEIAQGTRRHLAQRAIRALGQTGSPDAEGKLLELLESEEQRSGRAQVLDALGALGGERAVETLVKLAQDREESARLSAVGALGESGAPSALTVLAQLAADPERKVRERAVAALGSHGSPEAKTALVRLVQEGEASLRPAALEALGQYGGDEVQMLLASFSGSRDPELARAALSALGESDGPLAQQALIKAAKEGPEEGQGEAIRALGRNGSPEARQTLIELLRTGKNAYGVASALAEMKDPGARAALLSAAKSGAAETQVAALHALSQLRGADVDGTLRELVTSGGPRVSSSALHELASRQGKSALPLLEQAYRDGSSQLKSAALRELASLGDPASKELFLKAAQSGDYRLTHTAVDALAKLGGKEAVPTLVDLLKTGPQASRGSAIHALGRLGGPEARTALLDLLKDPDSQDHYSATWALAQMKDPETRRHLAGMLDDRTAPAAARERVVSALGGAEHADLLLKAAQHPDKEVSLAALKQLGQVGGADAERTLLDAAAGRGGQKSAALTALGQLGTPKAVGALSQALNDKESVDEATRALARIGGKQALEAITDRYRTADSGERKTMLNNLGYQPDASLRPLLVTALGDKDTQVVATAARMLIRSGDRNAEPQLVALLQSGATSADVKAAIASTLRSYNSRLYKTHKQLIDGLNGDG